The following are from one region of the Acidobacteriota bacterium genome:
- a CDS encoding TonB-dependent receptor — protein sequence MLLVHPTVMVAQSTHGTLLGTVKDPGGSVVPDSEITIKSIEEGASRVVRSDAEGNYRVLDVKPGHYRLEARKAGFKAQVLEGVQLQAHQELRVDFQLNVGTVAETVEVNGTYTGAINSETPAIGASHSTVEVLQLPANYRASGSSTSPLTLVQSLPGVQPDSDGKYSVQGGLPFMSETSVDGITTQDTTSNNPLRNAWPSAESIGELRVDGVGNNAEFGQPGEITTVSKSGTNSYHGALFWYHQNRALDATPYGAGEDGKPQKIGNDYGFTVGGPVRIPGLYNGHDRTFFYGTYEGFQFPKGDIIHDTVPTQAMRNGDFSNAGIENLNNPFTGGSYGNQIPTDEISSAATKLMTLFPLPNVGDVNLFDGTSNYTENVDNSYYSKQFDIRGDQYLGSKMQIFGRFSWKNIHQNQPTNLVLPTSDFIDQYRMLVVSGTYNFKPNLLNEFRFGFTRNHTGNTNPFDGPGFAKDLGLNNIGDNNLFFNGVTQISFESSISNIGVDRLSSVSQSNTFQYTDTATWTKGRHNMKFGFDVRHLESITPLGFSGADNYGSFDFTSTFTGYDFADFLLGLPTNTFYDTVQQDNRGISTHYNFYGQDTWQVTPRFTLSYGLRYEYHPGYHDSSGNIGNFDPSVPKSGRVIYPDGHASLLNPGFLANFNACPNLTDPGPVINGAPCTQVLSASQAHLPQSLRTAEKLRLMPRIGVAFRPFNNNKSVIRAGFGMYNITTLGAIFFALTGTLQSGTQVFGNQQTETGPLYQWPLISGGGSGFGEPDYNADYFGTANDIHFKDPLSSQWNVSFDHELPHGIGARVSYIGMKTTHLVWAPSYNDMSYSTTTAAIDRPQSDRPFPNWVAVNNRASSATATYNSLQMEVNRRFHNGLSFNSAYTLARSMADNQAHQQSFADENGGSRATYFFDRHLDYGRVYGTRRHRWISTAIYTLPIGRGHALGNNWGKFLNGAVGGWRLSNIFLWQSGPYLTPFFDSGDPSGTGSGDDRLASRSQYPDQVGNPVPAHQSADQWINPAAFVCPGDPDWQPGGVTSCNIGTGGSSLAPIGRFGNSRPGAVVGPGTVNLSTGLIKEFALTEHVNLTFNASFTNVLNHTNLSDPEMNIDSGDFGRITSSRDADFGGNRTGQVSLRLEF from the coding sequence ATGCTTCTCGTCCATCCCACCGTAATGGTGGCGCAATCGACCCACGGTACTTTGCTGGGGACGGTGAAAGACCCGGGCGGGAGTGTGGTGCCGGACTCGGAAATCACGATCAAGAGTATCGAGGAGGGAGCCAGCCGCGTTGTCCGCAGCGACGCTGAAGGCAACTATCGGGTTCTCGATGTCAAGCCAGGACACTACCGCCTGGAAGCGCGCAAGGCTGGGTTCAAAGCACAAGTCCTGGAAGGGGTTCAGTTGCAGGCCCACCAGGAGCTTCGTGTGGACTTTCAGCTCAACGTCGGAACGGTCGCGGAAACCGTGGAAGTAAACGGGACTTATACGGGAGCCATTAACTCGGAGACGCCCGCGATCGGCGCCAGCCACAGTACCGTCGAAGTCCTGCAACTGCCTGCGAACTACCGCGCCAGCGGTTCCAGTACCAGCCCGCTGACTCTGGTGCAATCGCTGCCAGGCGTGCAGCCGGACAGCGACGGCAAGTACTCCGTGCAGGGCGGGCTGCCGTTCATGTCGGAAACATCCGTGGACGGCATTACGACCCAGGACACGACCTCAAACAATCCGCTGCGGAATGCCTGGCCTTCCGCGGAGTCGATTGGCGAATTGCGCGTGGATGGAGTGGGCAACAATGCCGAGTTCGGCCAGCCCGGCGAGATCACGACAGTATCCAAGAGTGGCACGAATTCCTATCACGGGGCTTTGTTCTGGTACCACCAGAACCGTGCCTTGGATGCGACTCCTTACGGCGCCGGTGAGGACGGGAAACCGCAGAAGATTGGAAATGACTACGGCTTCACCGTGGGCGGCCCGGTGCGGATACCGGGACTCTACAACGGACACGACCGCACCTTCTTCTATGGGACCTACGAGGGTTTCCAATTCCCGAAAGGAGACATCATCCACGATACCGTCCCGACACAGGCCATGCGCAACGGGGACTTCTCCAATGCTGGAATCGAGAACCTGAACAACCCGTTCACCGGCGGTTCTTATGGTAACCAGATTCCCACCGACGAGATCAGTTCGGCTGCAACCAAACTGATGACGCTGTTTCCTCTCCCCAATGTCGGCGATGTCAATTTGTTCGACGGCACCAGCAACTACACTGAGAATGTAGACAACAGCTACTATTCGAAGCAGTTCGATATTCGTGGTGATCAGTACCTCGGCAGCAAGATGCAGATCTTCGGCCGTTTCAGCTGGAAGAACATCCATCAAAACCAGCCTACGAATCTCGTCCTCCCTACCAGCGACTTCATCGACCAGTACCGGATGTTAGTGGTATCGGGAACCTACAACTTCAAACCGAACCTGCTCAACGAGTTTCGTTTTGGCTTCACACGGAACCACACAGGAAACACCAATCCATTTGACGGGCCCGGATTTGCCAAGGACCTCGGTCTGAACAATATCGGGGACAACAACCTCTTCTTTAATGGGGTCACGCAGATATCTTTCGAGAGCAGTATCAGCAATATCGGAGTGGATCGGCTGAGCAGCGTTTCCCAGTCCAACACCTTTCAGTACACCGATACGGCGACCTGGACGAAAGGGCGCCACAACATGAAATTCGGTTTTGACGTGCGCCATCTCGAGTCGATCACGCCGCTTGGTTTCAGTGGCGCCGATAACTATGGCAGCTTTGACTTCACATCGACATTCACGGGTTACGATTTCGCTGACTTCCTGCTTGGCCTTCCCACGAATACGTTCTACGACACGGTGCAGCAGGACAACCGCGGGATTTCCACTCACTACAATTTCTACGGGCAGGACACATGGCAGGTCACGCCGCGTTTCACTCTTTCCTACGGACTGCGCTACGAGTATCACCCCGGCTACCATGATTCCTCAGGAAACATCGGCAACTTCGATCCCTCGGTGCCGAAATCAGGTCGGGTCATCTATCCGGATGGCCATGCGTCGCTGCTTAATCCAGGCTTTCTGGCCAACTTCAACGCCTGCCCGAATCTCACCGATCCTGGCCCGGTAATTAACGGAGCCCCTTGTACGCAGGTTCTTTCGGCCAGCCAGGCCCACTTACCGCAATCGCTTCGTACCGCGGAAAAATTGCGGTTGATGCCCCGAATCGGAGTCGCATTCCGTCCGTTCAACAACAACAAGAGCGTGATCCGCGCTGGGTTTGGCATGTATAACATCACCACCCTGGGAGCCATCTTCTTCGCGCTGACCGGCACCCTTCAGTCCGGAACACAGGTGTTTGGAAACCAGCAAACGGAAACGGGCCCGCTTTACCAGTGGCCGCTCATCAGCGGCGGAGGCTCGGGATTCGGCGAACCGGATTACAACGCGGACTACTTTGGGACGGCAAACGATATCCACTTCAAAGATCCGCTTTCCTCTCAATGGAATGTTTCTTTCGATCACGAACTGCCGCACGGAATAGGGGCGCGAGTCTCCTACATTGGAATGAAGACGACGCATCTGGTCTGGGCGCCCAGTTACAATGACATGTCTTACTCGACCACGACGGCAGCCATCGACCGTCCCCAGAGCGATCGCCCCTTCCCCAACTGGGTGGCGGTCAACAACCGTGCAAGCAGCGCAACGGCCACCTACAATTCACTGCAAATGGAGGTCAATCGCCGTTTCCACAACGGCCTCTCGTTCAATTCGGCTTATACCCTGGCTCGGAGCATGGCTGACAACCAGGCACACCAGCAAAGCTTTGCCGACGAGAACGGCGGTTCCCGCGCCACCTATTTCTTCGATCGTCATCTCGATTACGGCAGGGTCTATGGAACCCGACGCCATCGATGGATATCGACCGCCATCTATACGCTGCCGATTGGCCGGGGACACGCGCTCGGCAATAACTGGGGCAAATTTCTGAACGGTGCCGTGGGCGGATGGCGCTTGTCCAACATCTTCCTGTGGCAGAGTGGTCCCTATCTCACCCCGTTCTTTGACAGCGGGGATCCATCGGGCACCGGTTCGGGAGACGATCGGCTCGCATCCCGCTCGCAGTATCCGGACCAAGTCGGCAATCCTGTCCCCGCACATCAGAGCGCTGACCAGTGGATCAATCCGGCAGCATTCGTCTGTCCCGGCGATCCGGACTGGCAACCGGGAGGGGTAACCTCTTGCAATATCGGCACCGGCGGCAGCAGTCTAGCTCCGATTGGACGCTTCGGTAACTCTCGCCCGGGAGCAGTCGTGGGTCCTGGCACCGTGAACCTCTCGACTGGCTTGATCAAGGAGTTTGCTTTGACGGAGCACGTGAACCTGACTTTCAACGCGAGTTTTACGAACGTGCTCAACCACACGAACCTGTCCGACCCCGAAATGAATATCGACAGCGGGGACTTCGGCCGCATAACATCCTCGCGCGATGCCGATTTCGGAGGGAACCGCACTGGCCAGGTCTCACTTCGCCTGGAGTTCTAA
- a CDS encoding galactokinase, producing the protein MTAFEETVARLRGAGTFFCAGSAIHISRAPGRLDLMGGNVDYTGGLVFQSTIREATWAAVQRRKDQRIVFWNPQMKQEGWLERVDFDFSWLKDEPSVRELVNRTPESRWTAYVLGVFYLLRCKYPSLVTSGANIYLESEVPLNRGVGSSAAIEVAVMKAASAAYGIHLQGVELAEACQWTENVIAESACGIMDQAASVLGDECGLLPLRCQPCQPGPLVPLPAGLRCWGIDSGVRHAVTGIEYEATRAAAFVGYEMICEWEDLELTRDESGRISRFVEPRWNGYISNIPPSLFRSQYENRLPLLISGEEILARGKTHPDAFTAIRPQVQYRVRACTRYAVEENHRIETFVELARAADSEETEERFRLMGELMFQSHWSYTECGLGCDATDLLIELVRDECGPGKLLGAKITGGGGGGTVAVLGNEGAEESFRRVVRRYAEARDYEPHVFEGSSAGADRFGIRNMSGV; encoded by the coding sequence GTGACCGCCTTCGAGGAAACGGTAGCCCGCTTGCGTGGAGCAGGCACCTTTTTCTGCGCGGGATCGGCGATTCACATCAGCCGCGCACCCGGCCGCCTTGATCTGATGGGGGGCAACGTGGACTACACCGGCGGCTTGGTGTTTCAGTCAACCATCCGCGAGGCAACTTGGGCGGCCGTCCAACGACGGAAAGACCAACGTATCGTTTTCTGGAATCCACAAATGAAACAAGAGGGCTGGCTCGAGCGAGTGGATTTCGATTTCTCCTGGTTGAAAGATGAACCGTCAGTCCGGGAACTTGTAAACCGCACACCCGAATCACGCTGGACTGCATACGTGCTAGGGGTGTTCTACCTGCTGCGCTGCAAGTATCCATCACTAGTCACGAGCGGAGCCAATATTTATCTGGAGTCTGAAGTCCCGCTCAATCGCGGGGTCGGTTCCTCGGCGGCGATCGAAGTCGCGGTGATGAAGGCTGCCTCCGCCGCCTACGGCATTCACTTGCAGGGAGTCGAGTTGGCGGAAGCCTGCCAATGGACGGAGAACGTTATCGCCGAGTCTGCCTGCGGAATCATGGATCAAGCTGCCTCTGTGCTGGGCGACGAATGCGGACTCTTGCCTCTTCGCTGCCAACCCTGTCAACCGGGACCGCTCGTGCCGCTGCCGGCGGGGCTACGGTGCTGGGGGATCGATTCTGGAGTACGCCATGCGGTGACGGGTATTGAATATGAGGCAACTCGTGCCGCAGCTTTTGTGGGATACGAGATGATCTGCGAATGGGAGGATTTGGAGTTGACCCGTGACGAAAGCGGCAGAATTTCCCGATTCGTCGAGCCGCGATGGAATGGCTACATCTCGAACATTCCGCCTTCACTTTTTCGGTCGCAATATGAAAATCGCCTGCCGCTTCTTATCTCAGGAGAGGAGATACTTGCGCGCGGGAAGACCCATCCCGACGCGTTTACGGCGATACGTCCGCAAGTGCAGTACAGAGTGCGCGCATGTACGCGCTACGCGGTGGAAGAGAACCACCGCATAGAAACATTTGTGGAACTGGCGCGAGCAGCCGATTCGGAAGAGACCGAGGAACGCTTTCGCCTCATGGGCGAGTTGATGTTTCAGTCCCATTGGTCCTACACAGAATGCGGTTTGGGATGTGACGCCACGGATTTATTGATCGAGTTGGTGCGAGACGAATGCGGCCCTGGCAAACTATTGGGCGCCAAGATTACCGGCGGCGGAGGTGGCGGCACGGTGGCGGTGTTGGGGAACGAGGGCGCCGAGGAATCGTTCCGAAGAGTCGTGCGCCGCTATGCCGAGGCTCGCGACTACGAGCCACATGTCTTCGAGGGAAGCTCAGCGGGCGCGGACCGCTTCGGCATCCGCAACATGTCGGGAGTCTGA
- a CDS encoding sigma-70 family RNA polymerase sigma factor, which translates to MKASLRRRNLQSILAEEPAIAIPYEFEQAFRTQHGMVFRTAYRITGNSADAEDVLQTVFLRLLRSRSLAEGIENEESYLRRAAINASLDVIRIRQWDRTIGLSEMPEEPADHSDGEVRPALRQSLVRALAQLKPQQAEVFALRFLEGLNNAQIATTLGISQVFVAVIVYRTRQQLRKELSSYLGDRP; encoded by the coding sequence ATGAAAGCAAGTCTTCGGAGGCGTAACCTGCAAAGCATACTGGCAGAGGAACCGGCAATCGCGATTCCCTACGAATTCGAGCAGGCGTTTCGGACGCAGCACGGAATGGTGTTCCGCACAGCGTACCGGATCACGGGAAACTCGGCGGATGCCGAGGATGTACTGCAGACGGTATTTCTTCGCCTGCTGCGAAGCAGATCGCTCGCCGAAGGAATTGAAAACGAAGAGAGTTACCTGCGTCGGGCGGCAATCAATGCGTCCCTGGATGTAATTCGGATACGGCAGTGGGATCGCACAATCGGGCTGTCAGAAATGCCCGAGGAACCCGCCGATCACAGCGACGGCGAGGTCAGGCCTGCACTGCGGCAGTCGTTGGTTCGGGCGCTCGCACAACTCAAGCCCCAGCAGGCAGAGGTCTTCGCCCTGCGTTTCCTCGAGGGCCTGAATAATGCGCAGATCGCGACAACGCTAGGCATTTCGCAAGTATTCGTGGCGGTCATTGTCTACCGCACACGGCAACAGCTCCGGAAGGAGCTCAGTTCTTATCTAGGAGACCGGCCATGA
- a CDS encoding DeoR/GlpR transcriptional regulator, giving the protein MPVIQDRQREILLFIKERATASIAETAAQFNVSEMTIRRVLHKLADAGLVIRTPGGAMATPSGSMEKSFLERSARMSGAKDAIGREAARLVHDGEIVVLDSGTTTRYVARYLASRRDVTVVTTSLAVLEELAGSPGVQVRLTGGKYRRSSHDLYGNAVVEALSGVHADKVFFGAAAFSFQKGVMNYDGEMPTEFLRAGRERVLVIDSTKIGTEAPYRFCAVEKCDMVVTDSGIKPADAVRLRKLTGVMVAQ; this is encoded by the coding sequence ATGCCAGTGATCCAGGATCGGCAGCGCGAAATTCTGCTGTTCATAAAGGAGAGGGCGACCGCCTCGATCGCCGAGACAGCGGCCCAATTCAACGTGTCCGAAATGACGATACGGCGCGTGCTTCATAAACTTGCGGACGCGGGACTGGTGATCCGGACGCCGGGCGGCGCGATGGCAACGCCTTCGGGTTCCATGGAAAAGAGTTTCCTGGAACGCTCCGCAAGGATGTCTGGCGCTAAGGACGCAATTGGGCGCGAAGCGGCCCGGTTGGTACATGATGGCGAAATCGTAGTGCTCGATTCCGGAACCACAACACGATACGTGGCGCGCTACCTCGCGTCGAGGCGCGACGTCACCGTCGTGACGACATCGCTGGCGGTGCTGGAGGAACTGGCGGGCAGTCCGGGTGTGCAAGTACGGCTGACTGGGGGGAAATACCGCCGGAGCAGCCACGACCTTTACGGCAATGCTGTGGTGGAGGCTCTCTCGGGCGTCCATGCTGACAAGGTATTTTTTGGGGCAGCGGCTTTTTCCTTTCAGAAAGGCGTAATGAACTACGACGGGGAAATGCCCACGGAGTTCTTGCGAGCAGGCCGAGAGCGCGTGCTCGTAATCGATAGCACCAAGATCGGGACGGAGGCGCCTTACCGGTTTTGCGCAGTAGAAAAGTGCGACATGGTAGTGACGGACAGTGGCATCAAGCCGGCCGACGCGGTGCGGCTTCGCAAATTGACCGGCGTGATGGTCGCCCAGTAA
- a CDS encoding FecR domain-containing protein yields MKDKKFDRLLSAIRNEHVDDETVAHASDHVWQSIAGSSPAAELGKHTLRSCEDFQELIPAYLGKELAPARAMLLEDHTHACVACRHAVERARTGESQVVWRADSRRRRSPLAWSWAMGATAVVAVAFAVLAYSNGFLPGQHPVRASVQTVDGSLYAVSGEEMRLVPAGYEIRNGDEIRTAKGSSAVVRLLDGSLVEMGERAELSVSRAWRGTTIHLDGGQVIVQAAKQRSGHLYVATADCLVAVKGTIFSVNHGTKGSRVAVIEGVVRVDYAERTDELRAGDQATSNASVSKVSIQNEIAWSRNSAKYLALLGDFSILQKQLAAIPGPGLRYSSDLLPYLPDNTVVYAAIPNLASTLGEANRLFQDRLQQSPALRNWWKQQQKGNGPKLEDVLDQLKTLSSYLGDEIVFAAGKTGTTYTEPVVLARVRQSGLEGFLKSESRHLTSNPSQPALQVVRNPWAVVPVSNKPLLVYVNNGLMIASSDVAELQRAVMRTQQGNSSHFAETAFYQQIAHAYQQGAEWLFCADMEQIVVQNVHVDSNGNSSLPPGIGDVRYLTMEHREVGGKTENQAALSFASQRQGVASWLAAPASMGSLEFVSPEASMVTSAVIKNPRSIIEDLFQMVGGNNGEFSQHLAEFEAKSGVRVLDDIAAPLGGEVTMAFDGPVLPTPRWKLIFEVYDPATLQATISKLVDSFNREGNTQGHSLRLSTRKVGSQTYFIINSSNKLNSEVDYTFVDSYLIAAPDINTISRAIQTRQAGYALTHSTAFQALLPNDGYTNFSAIFYHNIGPVVGPIAEQLKASGALTPQQRQSIDALTANSAPGLIYVYGEPDRIVVASNTGFMGFDLGTLLTMGDNGPFLPQMMLGQALSHPSQTQ; encoded by the coding sequence ATGAAGGACAAAAAGTTTGACCGTTTGCTGTCGGCAATTCGCAACGAGCACGTGGACGACGAGACTGTTGCCCATGCCAGCGACCATGTTTGGCAGTCGATTGCCGGCTCGTCTCCTGCCGCGGAACTCGGAAAACACACTCTGCGCAGCTGCGAAGATTTTCAAGAGCTGATCCCCGCATATCTTGGGAAGGAACTCGCTCCGGCCCGCGCCATGTTGTTGGAAGATCATACGCACGCGTGTGTAGCGTGCCGCCACGCCGTTGAACGAGCGCGTACAGGCGAGTCGCAAGTGGTTTGGCGGGCGGATAGCAGGCGCCGTCGTTCACCGCTGGCGTGGTCTTGGGCCATGGGAGCAACCGCGGTGGTTGCAGTCGCCTTCGCGGTGCTGGCTTACAGCAACGGATTTCTTCCCGGCCAACATCCCGTTCGCGCTTCGGTCCAGACGGTGGACGGCTCGCTCTATGCAGTATCGGGCGAGGAAATGCGCCTTGTTCCAGCGGGCTATGAGATCCGGAACGGAGACGAGATCCGCACGGCGAAGGGATCATCGGCGGTCGTTCGACTTTTGGATGGCTCGTTGGTCGAGATGGGCGAACGTGCCGAACTCTCGGTATCGCGCGCCTGGAGGGGAACGACCATCCATCTGGATGGCGGTCAGGTCATTGTGCAGGCAGCGAAGCAACGTTCGGGTCACCTGTACGTCGCAACTGCCGATTGCCTGGTCGCGGTGAAGGGAACAATCTTCTCTGTGAATCATGGGACCAAAGGCTCACGCGTGGCGGTGATCGAAGGCGTGGTCCGGGTCGACTACGCAGAACGCACAGACGAATTGCGCGCCGGGGATCAGGCAACTTCCAACGCCAGTGTTTCGAAGGTATCGATCCAGAACGAAATTGCGTGGAGCAGGAATTCAGCGAAGTACCTTGCCTTGCTTGGAGACTTCTCCATCCTGCAGAAACAGCTGGCGGCGATTCCGGGGCCGGGACTGCGCTATAGCTCCGATCTTTTGCCGTACCTTCCGGACAACACCGTGGTCTATGCCGCGATCCCGAATCTTGCCAGCACTCTCGGTGAGGCCAACCGGCTTTTCCAGGATCGCCTGCAGCAGAGTCCGGCGCTGCGCAATTGGTGGAAGCAGCAACAAAAAGGAAACGGGCCGAAACTCGAAGATGTCCTCGATCAGCTGAAGACACTCAGCAGCTATCTCGGAGACGAGATCGTGTTCGCTGCGGGAAAGACGGGTACGACCTATACCGAGCCGGTAGTGCTGGCGAGAGTGCGGCAGTCGGGACTGGAAGGATTCCTGAAGAGTGAGAGCCGCCATCTGACTTCCAATCCATCGCAGCCTGCCCTGCAAGTCGTTCGCAACCCATGGGCAGTGGTGCCGGTGTCTAACAAACCGTTACTGGTTTACGTAAATAATGGACTGATGATCGCGAGTTCCGACGTGGCGGAACTGCAGCGTGCCGTGATGCGCACACAGCAAGGCAACAGCAGCCATTTTGCTGAAACGGCTTTCTACCAGCAGATTGCGCACGCCTACCAGCAGGGAGCGGAGTGGCTTTTCTGCGCCGACATGGAACAAATCGTGGTCCAGAACGTACATGTGGATAGCAATGGCAATAGCAGTTTGCCGCCGGGGATCGGGGACGTGCGCTACTTGACCATGGAACATCGCGAAGTCGGCGGCAAGACGGAGAATCAGGCCGCCTTGTCGTTTGCCTCGCAACGGCAAGGGGTTGCATCGTGGCTGGCCGCACCTGCTTCCATGGGGTCGCTGGAGTTTGTTTCGCCCGAGGCCAGCATGGTGACGTCTGCGGTGATCAAGAATCCCAGAAGCATCATCGAAGATCTCTTCCAGATGGTCGGTGGCAATAACGGAGAGTTTTCTCAACACCTGGCCGAATTCGAAGCGAAGAGCGGAGTGCGTGTGCTGGACGACATCGCGGCTCCTCTAGGCGGCGAGGTGACCATGGCGTTTGACGGCCCGGTGTTGCCAACGCCGCGCTGGAAATTGATTTTCGAAGTGTACGACCCGGCAACGCTGCAAGCGACAATCTCAAAACTGGTGGATAGTTTTAATCGGGAAGGGAACACGCAGGGCCACTCGCTCCGGTTGTCGACGCGGAAAGTGGGTTCGCAGACTTACTTCATCATCAACAGTTCCAACAAGCTGAACTCCGAAGTGGACTATACCTTTGTCGACAGTTATCTGATTGCTGCACCCGACATCAACACCATCTCGCGAGCCATTCAAACTCGCCAGGCGGGATATGCGTTAACCCACTCGACGGCATTTCAAGCGCTGCTTCCGAATGATGGCTACACTAACTTCTCGGCAATTTTCTATCACAACATAGGCCCGGTAGTGGGCCCGATTGCTGAGCAGTTGAAGGCAAGCGGAGCACTGACTCCGCAGCAGCGCCAATCGATCGACGCGCTCACGGCAAATTCGGCTCCCGGCTTGATTTATGTGTACGGCGAACCGGACCGGATCGTCGTGGCGAGTAACACGGGCTTCATGGGATTTGATCTGGGCACACTGCTGACGATGGGCGATAATGGGCCCTTCCTGCCGCAGATGATGCTGGGCCAAGCCCTGAGTCATCCTTCTCAAACTCAGTGA
- a CDS encoding ABC transporter ATP-binding protein, with translation MADGEGNQTPPAASSTPLVELQGLSVKFGSRQILNGLTTSLRGRAIGLLGPNGAGKSTLINTLLGFYKASAGSARVFGYDIRTETAKIRSLVGYMPENDAFISKMSAVSFVQMMGELSGLPAPVALERAHEALFYVGLAEARYREVGTYSLGMKQLAKLAQAIVHGPKLLILDEPTNGLDPSARQRMIRMIREIRDGQELRIILCSHLLRDVEDTCDEVLILKQGRIAHYSDLNVERQSNKRFLELEIYGANGDFTAAIEKLGCECAVTSNRMKMILADGVETRDIYRLAAERQVRIRRLNCRRDTLEDIFLKAMEN, from the coding sequence GTGGCAGACGGCGAAGGGAATCAAACGCCGCCTGCTGCTTCATCGACACCTCTGGTCGAACTGCAGGGACTTTCGGTGAAGTTCGGAAGCCGCCAGATCCTGAATGGCCTGACCACTTCGCTCCGGGGACGCGCGATCGGGCTGCTGGGTCCAAATGGCGCGGGCAAATCTACACTGATCAATACTCTCCTCGGTTTCTACAAAGCGTCTGCTGGTTCCGCGCGAGTATTCGGCTACGACATCAGGACCGAAACAGCAAAAATCCGCAGCCTGGTTGGATACATGCCGGAGAACGACGCGTTCATTTCGAAAATGAGTGCGGTATCGTTCGTCCAGATGATGGGAGAACTCTCGGGTCTGCCCGCGCCTGTGGCGCTGGAACGCGCCCACGAGGCTTTGTTCTATGTTGGCCTTGCCGAAGCGCGTTACCGCGAGGTGGGGACCTACTCGCTGGGCATGAAGCAACTGGCGAAGTTGGCCCAGGCGATCGTGCACGGACCAAAGTTGTTGATCCTCGATGAGCCCACGAACGGCCTTGATCCTTCGGCGCGGCAGCGCATGATCCGCATGATCCGCGAAATTCGAGACGGCCAAGAACTGCGCATTATTTTGTGTTCCCACCTGCTGCGCGATGTCGAGGATACCTGCGACGAGGTGCTGATCCTGAAACAGGGGCGCATCGCCCACTACTCGGATCTCAACGTAGAGCGCCAGTCCAACAAGCGTTTCCTGGAACTGGAGATTTACGGCGCCAATGGTGACTTCACTGCCGCGATCGAAAAGCTCGGGTGCGAGTGCGCGGTGACGTCCAATCGCATGAAGATGATTCTGGCGGATGGCGTGGAGACTCGCGACATCTACCGGCTGGCGGCGGAACGCCAGGTGCGCATCCGGCGGCTCAATTGCCGGCGCGACACGCTTGAGGATATTTTCCTCAAGGCCATGGAGAATTAA
- a CDS encoding ABC transporter permease: MAVYRRTYTAYTGSLTPAWSRFLVFFRYSRRSLFRSKFQTGLFVACFFFPTVCLLSIYLAHNLSFLEKLGAASQLIAIDNKFFFYFMNVQGVLAFLVTAFAGPGLISPDLANGALPLYFCRPFSRAEYVLGKSSVLAILLSQITWIPGLILFAVQGSLAGAGWTWSHLWIAGSLILSSLIWIAILSLLAMALSAWVKWRIVAGALLLAFLFFGAGFAQAINAVMRTNAGHFFNVAYLMGTVWKSLFQVDNGTEFSVAQAWIALLIYCAVCLGLLMRKVRAYEVVR; the protein is encoded by the coding sequence ATGGCGGTCTATCGACGCACTTACACAGCGTACACGGGATCGCTCACTCCAGCATGGTCGCGATTTCTCGTCTTCTTCCGGTATTCCCGGCGAAGCCTGTTTCGGTCGAAATTTCAAACCGGATTGTTTGTGGCTTGTTTCTTCTTCCCGACCGTGTGTCTGCTCTCGATTTATCTTGCTCATAACCTGAGCTTTCTTGAAAAGCTAGGCGCAGCGAGCCAGTTGATTGCGATCGACAACAAATTCTTCTTCTACTTCATGAATGTGCAGGGTGTGCTGGCGTTCCTGGTGACCGCATTCGCCGGGCCGGGCCTGATTTCGCCGGACCTCGCCAATGGCGCACTGCCGCTGTACTTCTGCCGCCCATTTTCCCGCGCGGAGTATGTGCTCGGAAAATCCTCGGTGCTGGCGATCCTGCTTTCACAAATCACGTGGATACCGGGACTGATTTTGTTCGCAGTGCAGGGGAGTCTCGCCGGCGCCGGCTGGACCTGGAGTCACTTGTGGATTGCGGGCAGCCTGATTCTTTCTTCACTCATCTGGATTGCGATTCTGTCTCTCCTGGCGATGGCCCTCTCGGCGTGGGTGAAGTGGAGGATTGTCGCCGGCGCTCTGCTGCTGGCATTCCTGTTTTTCGGGGCGGGCTTCGCGCAGGCGATCAACGCAGTGATGCGGACCAATGCGGGCCATTTTTTCAATGTAGCGTACTTGATGGGAACGGTTTGGAAGTCTCTGTTCCAGGTGGATAACGGAACCGAATTCTCGGTGGCGCAGGCGTGGATTGCGTTGCTCATCTACTGTGCAGTGTGCCTCGGCTTGCTGATGCGCAAAGTGCGCGCCTACGAGGTAGTCCGATGA